A DNA window from Patagioenas fasciata isolate bPatFas1 chromosome 1, bPatFas1.hap1, whole genome shotgun sequence contains the following coding sequences:
- the PFKFB3 gene encoding 6-phosphofructo-2-kinase/fructose-2,6-bisphosphatase 3 isoform X7 — translation MPMELTQSRIQKIWLPNDNRPALPRRSCGPQLANSPTVIVMVGLPARGKTYISKKLTRYLNWIGVPTKVFNVGEYRREAVKHYSSYDFFRPDNEEAMKVRRQCALAALRDVKLYLTEEAGQIAVFDATNTTRERRGMILNFAKENGFKVFFIESVCNDPTVVASNVMEVKLSSPDYRDRNSTDAMEDFMKRINCYQASYQPLDPDDYDRELSLIKVIDVGRRFLVNRVQDHIQSRIVYYLMNIHVQPRTIYLCRHGESEFNLKGKIGGDSGLSNRGKKFAFALNKFVEEQNLKDLKVWTSQLKRTIQTAEALQLPYEQWKALNEIDAGVCEEMTYEEIREQHPDEFVLRDQDKYYYRYPSGESYQDLVQRLEPVIMELERQENVLVICHQAVMRCLLAYFLDKSADEMPYLKCPLHTVLKLTPVAYGCRVESISLNIEAVNTHRERPENMNNSQKPS, via the exons atgccCATGGAGCTGACGCAAAGCCGCATCCAGAAGATTTGGCTTCCCAATGACAACCGGCCGGCTCTGCCCCGCCGCT CCTGTGGGCCACAGCTTGCCAATTCCCCCACTGTGATAGTGATGGTTGGCCTCCCAGCCCGTGGGAAGACCTACATCTCCAAGAAGCTGACTCGCTACCTCAACTGGATTGGTGTTCCAACAAAAG TTTTCAACGTGGGGGAATATCGCCGTGAGGCGGTGAAGCATTACAGCTCCTATGACTTCTTCCGCCCCGACAATGAGGAAGCCATGAAAGTCAGGAG GCAATGTGCCCTGGCTGCCTTGAGGGACGTCAAGCTGTACCTGACGGAGGAGGCTGGCCAGATTGCG GTTTTTGATGCCACCAATACCACACGGGAGAGGAGAGGGATGATCCTAAACTTTGCCAAAGAAAATGGGTTCAAG gtgttcTTTATTGAATCTGTCTGCAATGATCCCACGGTAGTTGCCAGCAATGTTATG GAAGTAAAATTGTCGAGCCCCGATTACCGGGACCGTAATTCAACTGATGCCATGGAGGACTTCATGAAGAGGATCAACTGTTATCAGGCCAGCTACCAGCCACTCGACCCTGATGACTATGACCG GGAGCTTTCTCTCATCAAAGTCATCGACGTTGGCCGGCGGTTCTTGGTCAACAGGGTTCAGGATCACATCCAGAGCAGAATCGTTTACTACCTGATGAACATTCATGTCCAGCCCCGCACTATCTATCTCTGTCGGCATGGTGAGAGTGAGTTCAACCTCAAGGGGAAGATTGGAGGTGACTCGGGCCTCTCCAACAGGGGCAAGAAG TTTGCATTTGCACTGAACAAGTTTGTTGAGGAGCAGAACCTGAAGGACCTCAAAGTCTGGACCAGCCAACTAAAGAGGACAATCCAGACGGCAGAAGCTCTCCAACTGCCTTACGAGCAGTGGAAGGCACTCAATGAAATAGATGCT GGTGTGTGTGAAGAAATGACATATGAAGAAATCAGAGAGCAGCATCCAGACGAATTTGTTTTACGTGATCAGGATAAATATTACTACCGCTATCCTTCTGGGGAG TCCTACCAAGATCTGGTGCAGCGCCTAGAGCCGGTCATCATGGAGCTGGAGAGGCAAGAGAACGTCCTTGTGATCTGTCACCAGGCTGTCATGCGCTGTCTCCTGGCATACTTCCTGGACAAGAGTGCAG ATGAAATGCCCTACCTGAAATGTCCCCTTCACACAGTGTTGAAGCTGACCCCGGTGGCCTATG GTTGCCGGGTGGAGTCCATCTCGCTGAACATCGAAGCCGTCAACACCCACAGGGAACGGCCAGAG AACATGAACAACTCACAGAAGCCATCGTGA
- the PFKFB3 gene encoding 6-phosphofructo-2-kinase/fructose-2,6-bisphosphatase 3 isoform X3: MPMELTQSRIQKIWLPNDNRPALPRRSCGPQLANSPTVIVMVGLPARGKTYISKKLTRYLNWIGVPTKVFNVGEYRREAVKHYSSYDFFRPDNEEAMKVRRQCALAALRDVKLYLTEEAGQIAVFDATNTTRERRGMILNFAKENGFKVFFIESVCNDPTVVASNVMEVKLSSPDYRDRNSTDAMEDFMKRINCYQASYQPLDPDDYDRELSLIKVIDVGRRFLVNRVQDHIQSRIVYYLMNIHVQPRTIYLCRHGESEFNLKGKIGGDSGLSNRGKKFAFALNKFVEEQNLKDLKVWTSQLKRTIQTAEALQLPYEQWKALNEIDAGVCEEMTYEEIREQHPDEFVLRDQDKYYYRYPSGESYQDLVQRLEPVIMELERQENVLVICHQAVMRCLLAYFLDKSADEMPYLKCPLHTVLKLTPVAYGCRVESISLNIEAVNTHRERPEEAKKGPNPLMRRNSVTPLASPEPTKKPRINSFEEHVAVSSALPGCVPQEVPTQLPGQNMNNSQKPS; encoded by the exons atgccCATGGAGCTGACGCAAAGCCGCATCCAGAAGATTTGGCTTCCCAATGACAACCGGCCGGCTCTGCCCCGCCGCT CCTGTGGGCCACAGCTTGCCAATTCCCCCACTGTGATAGTGATGGTTGGCCTCCCAGCCCGTGGGAAGACCTACATCTCCAAGAAGCTGACTCGCTACCTCAACTGGATTGGTGTTCCAACAAAAG TTTTCAACGTGGGGGAATATCGCCGTGAGGCGGTGAAGCATTACAGCTCCTATGACTTCTTCCGCCCCGACAATGAGGAAGCCATGAAAGTCAGGAG GCAATGTGCCCTGGCTGCCTTGAGGGACGTCAAGCTGTACCTGACGGAGGAGGCTGGCCAGATTGCG GTTTTTGATGCCACCAATACCACACGGGAGAGGAGAGGGATGATCCTAAACTTTGCCAAAGAAAATGGGTTCAAG gtgttcTTTATTGAATCTGTCTGCAATGATCCCACGGTAGTTGCCAGCAATGTTATG GAAGTAAAATTGTCGAGCCCCGATTACCGGGACCGTAATTCAACTGATGCCATGGAGGACTTCATGAAGAGGATCAACTGTTATCAGGCCAGCTACCAGCCACTCGACCCTGATGACTATGACCG GGAGCTTTCTCTCATCAAAGTCATCGACGTTGGCCGGCGGTTCTTGGTCAACAGGGTTCAGGATCACATCCAGAGCAGAATCGTTTACTACCTGATGAACATTCATGTCCAGCCCCGCACTATCTATCTCTGTCGGCATGGTGAGAGTGAGTTCAACCTCAAGGGGAAGATTGGAGGTGACTCGGGCCTCTCCAACAGGGGCAAGAAG TTTGCATTTGCACTGAACAAGTTTGTTGAGGAGCAGAACCTGAAGGACCTCAAAGTCTGGACCAGCCAACTAAAGAGGACAATCCAGACGGCAGAAGCTCTCCAACTGCCTTACGAGCAGTGGAAGGCACTCAATGAAATAGATGCT GGTGTGTGTGAAGAAATGACATATGAAGAAATCAGAGAGCAGCATCCAGACGAATTTGTTTTACGTGATCAGGATAAATATTACTACCGCTATCCTTCTGGGGAG TCCTACCAAGATCTGGTGCAGCGCCTAGAGCCGGTCATCATGGAGCTGGAGAGGCAAGAGAACGTCCTTGTGATCTGTCACCAGGCTGTCATGCGCTGTCTCCTGGCATACTTCCTGGACAAGAGTGCAG ATGAAATGCCCTACCTGAAATGTCCCCTTCACACAGTGTTGAAGCTGACCCCGGTGGCCTATG GTTGCCGGGTGGAGTCCATCTCGCTGAACATCGAAGCCGTCAACACCCACAGGGAACGGCCAGAG GAAGCAAAGAAGGGACCTAACCCGCTCATGAGACGTAATAGCGTTACCCCTCTAGCAAGCCCAGAGCCCACCAAAAAGCCTCGCATCAACAGCTTTGAGGAGCATGTGGCTGTTTCTTCTGCCCTGCCAGGCTGTGTTCCTCAGGAAGTGCCCACGCAGCTGCCGGGACAA AACATGAACAACTCACAGAAGCCATCGTGA
- the PFKFB3 gene encoding 6-phosphofructo-2-kinase/fructose-2,6-bisphosphatase 3 isoform X6, whose translation MPFRKACGPQLANSPTVIVMVGLPARGKTYISKKLTRYLNWIGVPTKVFNVGEYRREAVKHYSSYDFFRPDNEEAMKVRRQCALAALRDVKLYLTEEAGQIAVFDATNTTRERRGMILNFAKENGFKVFFIESVCNDPTVVASNVMEVKLSSPDYRDRNSTDAMEDFMKRINCYQASYQPLDPDDYDRELSLIKVIDVGRRFLVNRVQDHIQSRIVYYLMNIHVQPRTIYLCRHGESEFNLKGKIGGDSGLSNRGKKFAFALNKFVEEQNLKDLKVWTSQLKRTIQTAEALQLPYEQWKALNEIDAGVCEEMTYEEIREQHPDEFVLRDQDKYYYRYPSGESYQDLVQRLEPVIMELERQENVLVICHQAVMRCLLAYFLDKSADEMPYLKCPLHTVLKLTPVAYGCRVESISLNIEAVNTHRERPEEAKKGPNPLMRRNSVTPLASPEPTKKPRINSFEEHVAVSSALPGCVPQEVPTQLPGQPLLGKACLRPVCHFLKVFSLLIFPRT comes from the exons CCTGTGGGCCACAGCTTGCCAATTCCCCCACTGTGATAGTGATGGTTGGCCTCCCAGCCCGTGGGAAGACCTACATCTCCAAGAAGCTGACTCGCTACCTCAACTGGATTGGTGTTCCAACAAAAG TTTTCAACGTGGGGGAATATCGCCGTGAGGCGGTGAAGCATTACAGCTCCTATGACTTCTTCCGCCCCGACAATGAGGAAGCCATGAAAGTCAGGAG GCAATGTGCCCTGGCTGCCTTGAGGGACGTCAAGCTGTACCTGACGGAGGAGGCTGGCCAGATTGCG GTTTTTGATGCCACCAATACCACACGGGAGAGGAGAGGGATGATCCTAAACTTTGCCAAAGAAAATGGGTTCAAG gtgttcTTTATTGAATCTGTCTGCAATGATCCCACGGTAGTTGCCAGCAATGTTATG GAAGTAAAATTGTCGAGCCCCGATTACCGGGACCGTAATTCAACTGATGCCATGGAGGACTTCATGAAGAGGATCAACTGTTATCAGGCCAGCTACCAGCCACTCGACCCTGATGACTATGACCG GGAGCTTTCTCTCATCAAAGTCATCGACGTTGGCCGGCGGTTCTTGGTCAACAGGGTTCAGGATCACATCCAGAGCAGAATCGTTTACTACCTGATGAACATTCATGTCCAGCCCCGCACTATCTATCTCTGTCGGCATGGTGAGAGTGAGTTCAACCTCAAGGGGAAGATTGGAGGTGACTCGGGCCTCTCCAACAGGGGCAAGAAG TTTGCATTTGCACTGAACAAGTTTGTTGAGGAGCAGAACCTGAAGGACCTCAAAGTCTGGACCAGCCAACTAAAGAGGACAATCCAGACGGCAGAAGCTCTCCAACTGCCTTACGAGCAGTGGAAGGCACTCAATGAAATAGATGCT GGTGTGTGTGAAGAAATGACATATGAAGAAATCAGAGAGCAGCATCCAGACGAATTTGTTTTACGTGATCAGGATAAATATTACTACCGCTATCCTTCTGGGGAG TCCTACCAAGATCTGGTGCAGCGCCTAGAGCCGGTCATCATGGAGCTGGAGAGGCAAGAGAACGTCCTTGTGATCTGTCACCAGGCTGTCATGCGCTGTCTCCTGGCATACTTCCTGGACAAGAGTGCAG ATGAAATGCCCTACCTGAAATGTCCCCTTCACACAGTGTTGAAGCTGACCCCGGTGGCCTATG GTTGCCGGGTGGAGTCCATCTCGCTGAACATCGAAGCCGTCAACACCCACAGGGAACGGCCAGAG GAAGCAAAGAAGGGACCTAACCCGCTCATGAGACGTAATAGCGTTACCCCTCTAGCAAGCCCAGAGCCCACCAAAAAGCCTCGCATCAACAGCTTTGAGGAGCATGTGGCTGTTTCTTCTGCCCTGCCAGGCTGTGTTCCTCAGGAAGTGCCCACGCAGCTGCCGGGACAA CCTTTACTAGGGAAGGCATGCCT ACGACCCGTTTGTCACTTTCTCAAAGTTTTCTCTTTGCTAATATTTCCAAG AACATGA
- the PFKFB3 gene encoding 6-phosphofructo-2-kinase/fructose-2,6-bisphosphatase 3 isoform X1 codes for MPMELTQSRIQKIWLPNDNRPALPRRSCGPQLANSPTVIVMVGLPARGKTYISKKLTRYLNWIGVPTKVFNVGEYRREAVKHYSSYDFFRPDNEEAMKVRRQCALAALRDVKLYLTEEAGQIAVFDATNTTRERRGMILNFAKENGFKVFFIESVCNDPTVVASNVMEVKLSSPDYRDRNSTDAMEDFMKRINCYQASYQPLDPDDYDRELSLIKVIDVGRRFLVNRVQDHIQSRIVYYLMNIHVQPRTIYLCRHGESEFNLKGKIGGDSGLSNRGKKFAFALNKFVEEQNLKDLKVWTSQLKRTIQTAEALQLPYEQWKALNEIDAGVCEEMTYEEIREQHPDEFVLRDQDKYYYRYPSGESYQDLVQRLEPVIMELERQENVLVICHQAVMRCLLAYFLDKSADEMPYLKCPLHTVLKLTPVAYGCRVESISLNIEAVNTHRERPEEAKKGPNPLMRRNSVTPLASPEPTKKPRINSFEEHVAVSSALPGCVPQEVPTQLPGQPLLGKACLRPVCHFLKVFSLLIFPRT; via the exons atgccCATGGAGCTGACGCAAAGCCGCATCCAGAAGATTTGGCTTCCCAATGACAACCGGCCGGCTCTGCCCCGCCGCT CCTGTGGGCCACAGCTTGCCAATTCCCCCACTGTGATAGTGATGGTTGGCCTCCCAGCCCGTGGGAAGACCTACATCTCCAAGAAGCTGACTCGCTACCTCAACTGGATTGGTGTTCCAACAAAAG TTTTCAACGTGGGGGAATATCGCCGTGAGGCGGTGAAGCATTACAGCTCCTATGACTTCTTCCGCCCCGACAATGAGGAAGCCATGAAAGTCAGGAG GCAATGTGCCCTGGCTGCCTTGAGGGACGTCAAGCTGTACCTGACGGAGGAGGCTGGCCAGATTGCG GTTTTTGATGCCACCAATACCACACGGGAGAGGAGAGGGATGATCCTAAACTTTGCCAAAGAAAATGGGTTCAAG gtgttcTTTATTGAATCTGTCTGCAATGATCCCACGGTAGTTGCCAGCAATGTTATG GAAGTAAAATTGTCGAGCCCCGATTACCGGGACCGTAATTCAACTGATGCCATGGAGGACTTCATGAAGAGGATCAACTGTTATCAGGCCAGCTACCAGCCACTCGACCCTGATGACTATGACCG GGAGCTTTCTCTCATCAAAGTCATCGACGTTGGCCGGCGGTTCTTGGTCAACAGGGTTCAGGATCACATCCAGAGCAGAATCGTTTACTACCTGATGAACATTCATGTCCAGCCCCGCACTATCTATCTCTGTCGGCATGGTGAGAGTGAGTTCAACCTCAAGGGGAAGATTGGAGGTGACTCGGGCCTCTCCAACAGGGGCAAGAAG TTTGCATTTGCACTGAACAAGTTTGTTGAGGAGCAGAACCTGAAGGACCTCAAAGTCTGGACCAGCCAACTAAAGAGGACAATCCAGACGGCAGAAGCTCTCCAACTGCCTTACGAGCAGTGGAAGGCACTCAATGAAATAGATGCT GGTGTGTGTGAAGAAATGACATATGAAGAAATCAGAGAGCAGCATCCAGACGAATTTGTTTTACGTGATCAGGATAAATATTACTACCGCTATCCTTCTGGGGAG TCCTACCAAGATCTGGTGCAGCGCCTAGAGCCGGTCATCATGGAGCTGGAGAGGCAAGAGAACGTCCTTGTGATCTGTCACCAGGCTGTCATGCGCTGTCTCCTGGCATACTTCCTGGACAAGAGTGCAG ATGAAATGCCCTACCTGAAATGTCCCCTTCACACAGTGTTGAAGCTGACCCCGGTGGCCTATG GTTGCCGGGTGGAGTCCATCTCGCTGAACATCGAAGCCGTCAACACCCACAGGGAACGGCCAGAG GAAGCAAAGAAGGGACCTAACCCGCTCATGAGACGTAATAGCGTTACCCCTCTAGCAAGCCCAGAGCCCACCAAAAAGCCTCGCATCAACAGCTTTGAGGAGCATGTGGCTGTTTCTTCTGCCCTGCCAGGCTGTGTTCCTCAGGAAGTGCCCACGCAGCTGCCGGGACAA CCTTTACTAGGGAAGGCATGCCT ACGACCCGTTTGTCACTTTCTCAAAGTTTTCTCTTTGCTAATATTTCCAAG AACATGA
- the PFKFB3 gene encoding 6-phosphofructo-2-kinase/fructose-2,6-bisphosphatase 3 isoform X2, with the protein MPMELTQSRIQKIWLPNDNRPALPRRSCGPQLANSPTVIVMVGLPARGKTYISKKLTRYLNWIGVPTKVFNVGEYRREAVKHYSSYDFFRPDNEEAMKVRRQCALAALRDVKLYLTEEAGQIAVFDATNTTRERRGMILNFAKENGFKVFFIESVCNDPTVVASNVMEVKLSSPDYRDRNSTDAMEDFMKRINCYQASYQPLDPDDYDRELSLIKVIDVGRRFLVNRVQDHIQSRIVYYLMNIHVQPRTIYLCRHGESEFNLKGKIGGDSGLSNRGKKFAFALNKFVEEQNLKDLKVWTSQLKRTIQTAEALQLPYEQWKALNEIDAGVCEEMTYEEIREQHPDEFVLRDQDKYYYRYPSGESYQDLVQRLEPVIMELERQENVLVICHQAVMRCLLAYFLDKSADEMPYLKCPLHTVLKLTPVAYGCRVESISLNIEAVNTHRERPEEAKKGPNPLMRRNSVTPLASPEPTKKPRINSFEEHVAVSSALPGCVPQEVPTQLPGQPLLGKACLT; encoded by the exons atgccCATGGAGCTGACGCAAAGCCGCATCCAGAAGATTTGGCTTCCCAATGACAACCGGCCGGCTCTGCCCCGCCGCT CCTGTGGGCCACAGCTTGCCAATTCCCCCACTGTGATAGTGATGGTTGGCCTCCCAGCCCGTGGGAAGACCTACATCTCCAAGAAGCTGACTCGCTACCTCAACTGGATTGGTGTTCCAACAAAAG TTTTCAACGTGGGGGAATATCGCCGTGAGGCGGTGAAGCATTACAGCTCCTATGACTTCTTCCGCCCCGACAATGAGGAAGCCATGAAAGTCAGGAG GCAATGTGCCCTGGCTGCCTTGAGGGACGTCAAGCTGTACCTGACGGAGGAGGCTGGCCAGATTGCG GTTTTTGATGCCACCAATACCACACGGGAGAGGAGAGGGATGATCCTAAACTTTGCCAAAGAAAATGGGTTCAAG gtgttcTTTATTGAATCTGTCTGCAATGATCCCACGGTAGTTGCCAGCAATGTTATG GAAGTAAAATTGTCGAGCCCCGATTACCGGGACCGTAATTCAACTGATGCCATGGAGGACTTCATGAAGAGGATCAACTGTTATCAGGCCAGCTACCAGCCACTCGACCCTGATGACTATGACCG GGAGCTTTCTCTCATCAAAGTCATCGACGTTGGCCGGCGGTTCTTGGTCAACAGGGTTCAGGATCACATCCAGAGCAGAATCGTTTACTACCTGATGAACATTCATGTCCAGCCCCGCACTATCTATCTCTGTCGGCATGGTGAGAGTGAGTTCAACCTCAAGGGGAAGATTGGAGGTGACTCGGGCCTCTCCAACAGGGGCAAGAAG TTTGCATTTGCACTGAACAAGTTTGTTGAGGAGCAGAACCTGAAGGACCTCAAAGTCTGGACCAGCCAACTAAAGAGGACAATCCAGACGGCAGAAGCTCTCCAACTGCCTTACGAGCAGTGGAAGGCACTCAATGAAATAGATGCT GGTGTGTGTGAAGAAATGACATATGAAGAAATCAGAGAGCAGCATCCAGACGAATTTGTTTTACGTGATCAGGATAAATATTACTACCGCTATCCTTCTGGGGAG TCCTACCAAGATCTGGTGCAGCGCCTAGAGCCGGTCATCATGGAGCTGGAGAGGCAAGAGAACGTCCTTGTGATCTGTCACCAGGCTGTCATGCGCTGTCTCCTGGCATACTTCCTGGACAAGAGTGCAG ATGAAATGCCCTACCTGAAATGTCCCCTTCACACAGTGTTGAAGCTGACCCCGGTGGCCTATG GTTGCCGGGTGGAGTCCATCTCGCTGAACATCGAAGCCGTCAACACCCACAGGGAACGGCCAGAG GAAGCAAAGAAGGGACCTAACCCGCTCATGAGACGTAATAGCGTTACCCCTCTAGCAAGCCCAGAGCCCACCAAAAAGCCTCGCATCAACAGCTTTGAGGAGCATGTGGCTGTTTCTTCTGCCCTGCCAGGCTGTGTTCCTCAGGAAGTGCCCACGCAGCTGCCGGGACAA CCTTTACTAGGGAAGGCATGCCT AACATGA
- the PFKFB3 gene encoding 6-phosphofructo-2-kinase/fructose-2,6-bisphosphatase 3 isoform X5: MPMELTQSRIQKIWLPNDNRPALPRRSCGPQLANSPTVIVMVGLPARGKTYISKKLTRYLNWIGVPTKVFNVGEYRREAVKHYSSYDFFRPDNEEAMKVRRQCALAALRDVKLYLTEEAGQIAVFDATNTTRERRGMILNFAKENGFKVFFIESVCNDPTVVASNVMEVKLSSPDYRDRNSTDAMEDFMKRINCYQASYQPLDPDDYDRELSLIKVIDVGRRFLVNRVQDHIQSRIVYYLMNIHVQPRTIYLCRHGESEFNLKGKIGGDSGLSNRGKKFAFALNKFVEEQNLKDLKVWTSQLKRTIQTAEALQLPYEQWKALNEIDAGVCEEMTYEEIREQHPDEFVLRDQDKYYYRYPSGESYQDLVQRLEPVIMELERQENVLVICHQAVMRCLLAYFLDKSADEMPYLKCPLHTVLKLTPVAYGCRVESISLNIEAVNTHRERPEEAKKGPNPLMRRNSVTPLASPEPTKKPRINSFEEHVAVSSALPGCVPQEVPTQLPGQPLLGKACL; this comes from the exons atgccCATGGAGCTGACGCAAAGCCGCATCCAGAAGATTTGGCTTCCCAATGACAACCGGCCGGCTCTGCCCCGCCGCT CCTGTGGGCCACAGCTTGCCAATTCCCCCACTGTGATAGTGATGGTTGGCCTCCCAGCCCGTGGGAAGACCTACATCTCCAAGAAGCTGACTCGCTACCTCAACTGGATTGGTGTTCCAACAAAAG TTTTCAACGTGGGGGAATATCGCCGTGAGGCGGTGAAGCATTACAGCTCCTATGACTTCTTCCGCCCCGACAATGAGGAAGCCATGAAAGTCAGGAG GCAATGTGCCCTGGCTGCCTTGAGGGACGTCAAGCTGTACCTGACGGAGGAGGCTGGCCAGATTGCG GTTTTTGATGCCACCAATACCACACGGGAGAGGAGAGGGATGATCCTAAACTTTGCCAAAGAAAATGGGTTCAAG gtgttcTTTATTGAATCTGTCTGCAATGATCCCACGGTAGTTGCCAGCAATGTTATG GAAGTAAAATTGTCGAGCCCCGATTACCGGGACCGTAATTCAACTGATGCCATGGAGGACTTCATGAAGAGGATCAACTGTTATCAGGCCAGCTACCAGCCACTCGACCCTGATGACTATGACCG GGAGCTTTCTCTCATCAAAGTCATCGACGTTGGCCGGCGGTTCTTGGTCAACAGGGTTCAGGATCACATCCAGAGCAGAATCGTTTACTACCTGATGAACATTCATGTCCAGCCCCGCACTATCTATCTCTGTCGGCATGGTGAGAGTGAGTTCAACCTCAAGGGGAAGATTGGAGGTGACTCGGGCCTCTCCAACAGGGGCAAGAAG TTTGCATTTGCACTGAACAAGTTTGTTGAGGAGCAGAACCTGAAGGACCTCAAAGTCTGGACCAGCCAACTAAAGAGGACAATCCAGACGGCAGAAGCTCTCCAACTGCCTTACGAGCAGTGGAAGGCACTCAATGAAATAGATGCT GGTGTGTGTGAAGAAATGACATATGAAGAAATCAGAGAGCAGCATCCAGACGAATTTGTTTTACGTGATCAGGATAAATATTACTACCGCTATCCTTCTGGGGAG TCCTACCAAGATCTGGTGCAGCGCCTAGAGCCGGTCATCATGGAGCTGGAGAGGCAAGAGAACGTCCTTGTGATCTGTCACCAGGCTGTCATGCGCTGTCTCCTGGCATACTTCCTGGACAAGAGTGCAG ATGAAATGCCCTACCTGAAATGTCCCCTTCACACAGTGTTGAAGCTGACCCCGGTGGCCTATG GTTGCCGGGTGGAGTCCATCTCGCTGAACATCGAAGCCGTCAACACCCACAGGGAACGGCCAGAG GAAGCAAAGAAGGGACCTAACCCGCTCATGAGACGTAATAGCGTTACCCCTCTAGCAAGCCCAGAGCCCACCAAAAAGCCTCGCATCAACAGCTTTGAGGAGCATGTGGCTGTTTCTTCTGCCCTGCCAGGCTGTGTTCCTCAGGAAGTGCCCACGCAGCTGCCGGGACAA CCTTTACTAGGGAAGGCATGCCT ATAA
- the PFKFB3 gene encoding 6-phosphofructo-2-kinase/fructose-2,6-bisphosphatase 3 isoform X4: MPMELTQSRIQKIWLPNDNRPALPRRSCGPQLANSPTVIVMVGLPARGKTYISKKLTRYLNWIGVPTKVFNVGEYRREAVKHYSSYDFFRPDNEEAMKVRRQCALAALRDVKLYLTEEAGQIAVFDATNTTRERRGMILNFAKENGFKVFFIESVCNDPTVVASNVMEVKLSSPDYRDRNSTDAMEDFMKRINCYQASYQPLDPDDYDRELSLIKVIDVGRRFLVNRVQDHIQSRIVYYLMNIHVQPRTIYLCRHGESEFNLKGKIGGDSGLSNRGKKFAFALNKFVEEQNLKDLKVWTSQLKRTIQTAEALQLPYEQWKALNEIDAGVCEEMTYEEIREQHPDEFVLRDQDKYYYRYPSGESYQDLVQRLEPVIMELERQENVLVICHQAVMRCLLAYFLDKSADEMPYLKCPLHTVLKLTPVAYGCRVESISLNIEAVNTHRERPEEAKKGPNPLMRRNSVTPLASPEPTKKPRINSFEEHVAVSSALPGCVPQEVPTQLPGQPLLGKACL, encoded by the exons atgccCATGGAGCTGACGCAAAGCCGCATCCAGAAGATTTGGCTTCCCAATGACAACCGGCCGGCTCTGCCCCGCCGCT CCTGTGGGCCACAGCTTGCCAATTCCCCCACTGTGATAGTGATGGTTGGCCTCCCAGCCCGTGGGAAGACCTACATCTCCAAGAAGCTGACTCGCTACCTCAACTGGATTGGTGTTCCAACAAAAG TTTTCAACGTGGGGGAATATCGCCGTGAGGCGGTGAAGCATTACAGCTCCTATGACTTCTTCCGCCCCGACAATGAGGAAGCCATGAAAGTCAGGAG GCAATGTGCCCTGGCTGCCTTGAGGGACGTCAAGCTGTACCTGACGGAGGAGGCTGGCCAGATTGCG GTTTTTGATGCCACCAATACCACACGGGAGAGGAGAGGGATGATCCTAAACTTTGCCAAAGAAAATGGGTTCAAG gtgttcTTTATTGAATCTGTCTGCAATGATCCCACGGTAGTTGCCAGCAATGTTATG GAAGTAAAATTGTCGAGCCCCGATTACCGGGACCGTAATTCAACTGATGCCATGGAGGACTTCATGAAGAGGATCAACTGTTATCAGGCCAGCTACCAGCCACTCGACCCTGATGACTATGACCG GGAGCTTTCTCTCATCAAAGTCATCGACGTTGGCCGGCGGTTCTTGGTCAACAGGGTTCAGGATCACATCCAGAGCAGAATCGTTTACTACCTGATGAACATTCATGTCCAGCCCCGCACTATCTATCTCTGTCGGCATGGTGAGAGTGAGTTCAACCTCAAGGGGAAGATTGGAGGTGACTCGGGCCTCTCCAACAGGGGCAAGAAG TTTGCATTTGCACTGAACAAGTTTGTTGAGGAGCAGAACCTGAAGGACCTCAAAGTCTGGACCAGCCAACTAAAGAGGACAATCCAGACGGCAGAAGCTCTCCAACTGCCTTACGAGCAGTGGAAGGCACTCAATGAAATAGATGCT GGTGTGTGTGAAGAAATGACATATGAAGAAATCAGAGAGCAGCATCCAGACGAATTTGTTTTACGTGATCAGGATAAATATTACTACCGCTATCCTTCTGGGGAG TCCTACCAAGATCTGGTGCAGCGCCTAGAGCCGGTCATCATGGAGCTGGAGAGGCAAGAGAACGTCCTTGTGATCTGTCACCAGGCTGTCATGCGCTGTCTCCTGGCATACTTCCTGGACAAGAGTGCAG ATGAAATGCCCTACCTGAAATGTCCCCTTCACACAGTGTTGAAGCTGACCCCGGTGGCCTATG GTTGCCGGGTGGAGTCCATCTCGCTGAACATCGAAGCCGTCAACACCCACAGGGAACGGCCAGAG GAAGCAAAGAAGGGACCTAACCCGCTCATGAGACGTAATAGCGTTACCCCTCTAGCAAGCCCAGAGCCCACCAAAAAGCCTCGCATCAACAGCTTTGAGGAGCATGTGGCTGTTTCTTCTGCCCTGCCAGGCTGTGTTCCTCAGGAAGTGCCCACGCAGCTGCCGGGACAA CCTTTACTAGGGAAGGCATGCCTGTAA